The genome window GTTCTGGCATGATGGTTTGAAGGGGTTTCAAAGGGTAAAGTTGggtttttaataaaacaagTGAGCAATTTGGTAATTGAACCAACAATTCCTGAAAGTTGAAGTGACTTTTTTGCAAAAACTAGCCAAGgtcctttggctttttggggatcttgcactttttaaaaaagaaactttcTTGCTAAAACAGCTTTTTAATACTCACCGcattttgaactttgaagtaaaaagtgttttttgtcaTTTGAAAGTGCAAACAAACGGGCACTATATCTAATTTGAAAGACATTTGCaggttgaattattttttgtatagaGGAAAAGTAGTGAGGAAGATGGAGAACGAATTAGCATTGGAGACAGCCATGAAAACTTGGGCTCATTGGATTGATAAGAATGTGGACATGAACAATACCAAGGTATTTTTCCGAAGCATATCACCAGAACACAAAGAGGATCAGTGGTGTTACAATGAAACCAAACACATCATGGATGAGTCCTATGTTGCAACATTTCCCAAGTCATTGGTAGAGATTGTTGAGAGAACAATTGGCAGAATGAGCAAACCAGCGAGGTACTTGAACATCACAAATCTATCTCAATATCGAAGAGATGCACATCCATCAATCTACACATCGAGGCAAGGGAAGCTGTTGACAGTAACACAACGAAGTGATCCGTTGACTTATGCCGATTGCAGCCACTGGTGTTTGCCTGGATTGCCGGATACATGGAACAGGCTAGTGTATGCATCTATGGTCTTAGACAAGTCCAGAGATATTTCTATTTCTTAACATCTAATTGTTTGATCTTGAATTGTTTgcttgaaaaaattattttcaaatgtgGAAAATAGAAATTCTTAAAAGAGAATTGAATTGTTTGCAATTCACACCTATTGAATTAGTTTTCAGCGGTgctacaattttattttatttttttttaatttaattttaccACTCGTTTAGTGCCAATCTGGGTAATATGTGAACTTGTTTCCGAACCATTCTGATATCGAGCTTTGATAACCTGATGACCCATCCACCGAAAATGTTGATAATGGCAATCATTATGGTAAGGTCTCGTACTGAACATAAACTCATAGATCAAGCCAGTAACGCAAATTTGTCAACAGCAGTTTGGGAAAAGTCTAAACCAGTACTACCCAAAGTTTGAATTGGTTCCCTGGAACATTAATGAAATGTTTTACTCACCCATCTACCCAAAGTAGgtaaataatgtttttattggtttttctcaatctatatatatatatatatatatatatatatatgccttaACAGAAGTTTGAAGGATAAGGGATAAAGGACACAAACTTTTCAACTATTTGGCTTTGGAACCAACTACTTGTGTCGTAAATGACATCATTTACAATCTTCAATTGGAATCCCAGCTAAATTTGAAATGAAACCGATTTCATAGTTGAATATTCATTAAATGCTATAAGCAATCCCATATTTGTCTCTTTAGTAATCCCTGATTCAAATAAGGTAGCACTACttgaaaatgtaaaaacatatgAGAAACAATAGTGAGATGTTTAAGACCGAGAGTAGTCTGTGCATAGGGAAGTATTAACACTCCCACTTCAGTGCCAGTAGCTGGAAGTGAATGACGAAGAGCATTACTTCTCTACTTCACAGTTTCTCCAAGATGAGCCTATAGTATggtataaactataaaaacaaaCTGTTGAGCTTGctgagaaaatatttatatatagtgcACCTATTAATATGCTTGACCAATTGCTACCCTCTATAATAGCCAAATCCAAGAATCCACAACATGTGCTTCCTCTAACCAGGGTAACACATAAAATCTAAATCTCACTAAGTAGCATGACCAACATATGAAATAAGTCGATTTTGGTAGAACACTTTCATTAAATATGAAGGAGTATTTACTAACAATGCTGAGCATAAGCACAGAGCAAACGTTTGCACATCATATTTGTAAAGTAAATAGACCTGCTTTTAACCCTACACATGGGGTAGTTGGTAGTTGGTAGTTggtaattataatttatttcataaatttcatCACCATAATGCTAggtcctttttccctttttttaaaaccattttaCCCACTTCATGTAACTTATATAAGAGGTAGAATGGCTGCCACATTGAATGTCGAGCACAGCACCTTAATCACCTTTTTAGCTTGCAATAGGAGGCTGCATAAGCAGTCACTAATTATTTACAAAGTAAATACTTTTGTATCTAGAGAAGCTCCCACTCAGTTTCATTGAAATCATTAGTTGTGGTTTTCTTCCTGTTCACCAGAGGCGTTGAACTCTCAGCCGTTGCTTTACTTATTTTTCCATCAGACCCATGCCAAACTGCCAGCTGCTCATACTCATGCTTCCTTGCCGACCTTATTCTTGAAGAAAAGGCTTCCTGAATCTTtttctgaaaaagaaaaatgtgcaATTAGAAGCAattacacacatacacacacatacacatagcGAGAGAGAGTACCTTGTACGGCCTGCGTTTGCCTTCCTTGTGAGGAACAAAATGAAGTTCATCTCCATCCACAAGAATACAGGTTTCCTCAAGCTTTACCTTAGCATCTTGTTGGGTGGTCTCCACTCCCTGTTCAGAAACAGTACTACTCTCAAGTGCCTCCAAACTCCAGTCATCTGATCTTCCTGCAAATTTTGTAACATGTAAAAATAAGCAATATGAAACAGATCGAGATGCCTCATTGATCCATTTTCAACAACATCAACAAACTCTTCCTCCTTATCTTAATAACAAGGAGGAGAAGATTCATATAAAGCGTCCAGATGAAATGTAATAATACCTGGATGAGACACAAAAACCTCCTTATCAGCAACTTCATTGTACTGTACTAAATCCAGCGAGGAACCAAAAAGAGAAATCGCCCCATTGTTTGTACAAATGTCCGCAGCTGCAAAAACCATTagtcaaaagaaagaaaccagCAAATGGGAAGAAAAACAACAGCCAATTATGAACAAGGAAATAGTCACCATTTGACTCATCTGAGAGGCCATCAGAGGATGGAGGTctcatttcttttccttcatttccAACAGAGTCAACCAAAAAAGTCATATCAGATGATGCACTATGCATTGAGTCATCATTTATATGTTCACTTGCATTTTCAACCTCATTACAACTTTCTGCTATGGAGTCAAACCTTCCAACTTCAACCAAAGCAGGGGCTGAAACTGTAACTGTCTGGTCACATGAAGCCCCCTGATTTTGATTTGAGAGTTCTGATGATGCTCTGCCCACGTCATTTATAGGTGCAATTTCCCCTGACATTTCAGTCTGTGGCAGTTTGTTATTTTCTGGAATTTCTTGGATACCAAGGTTTGACTTGTTATAGATATTCCCATCCCTATGATGTCCTGAAAATGCCTCAGAGCAAGTTCCTTTCACAGAATCCCCAGAAGATAGTTGGCACAAATTATCTACATCACGAACAGCATGAAGAGATCTTGCACAGCCCACATTTTTATTCATACCAGAAATTACTTTTGAATCCTCAGCTTGTTTCCCAACATCAACCCTCAGAGGATCTTTTTTCATACCTACTTTTCGCCTTCTATAGATCCCAACATCAGAATAGCGTTCTCCAGGTAATTCAGAGGCTGGCACTTTCACAGGATCCTCTGAGGATGGGGGAGTAAAATCTTGCACGACATCTGAATAGAACCTTTTAACAGTTGCCCCAACATTCTGAACCTGATCCTCAACATATTTGACAGTGTCCTGTTCCAAAAcaataaagataataataacCTTAATGTTCAGGGAGGAATGAAACTAGCAAGCCCACCAGTTCAGATGAAGACAGTTGACTCAAACATATCCATGATAAATGGATACAAGCGATCTCATACAGATGATCATAGATCAACTCTCTTGACAAACGAATACTAAAGAAAAGAATCATATGAAGATCAAGTCAATTATGGTCAAAGTATAAAGGATTGGTCTGGAAGTAGCAGCAGTACTTTTACAAGCAGCAGTCATAGGAGTAAGGGACTACTGCTGCTGATAAGCTGCTAGTTCTTAAGAGTCATAATTGGAACTCAGAATGTGGGGGACAGCTAAAGGCTAATTATCCAAAAAGACATACCTGGTACATTATTTCTTCCACCTCCAAGCACATAGCTTCAAACTTTTGATATATGTTCCCAACCCATTTTATACCTTTTGCATCCATTGTGATCATGCATAAACTTTGTTGGAACAGGTTTTTGGACTTCTTCCACTATAGTGTGGTAATGAAAAGGTTACAATTCTTTCAGGTCACACTGCAAGACAAACAACAGGAAAATTAGATGAAACATAGTTGAAGctaaaaagaaatgaattaaTCATGTTCTGCTCAGTGAACTATGATAATCTAACCACAGAAATATGTGATTaccattaaccaaaaaaataataataataataaaatatcttaTCATGAAAAAGTGCACTATATAAACCTAATTCATAGTCTGAAGTGTataacaaaaaaggaaaaaatagaatTTGAGAACTTTAGGAAAGCATTAGATACATGTAGGCGGTAGCAACCATTTTCATAAAGACCCAGCTGACATAAAGTGGACAACCAGCAGAACAAATTGTAAGAATCTtgccaacaaaaaaatattaacaggTCTACCAAATTTCCAGTTGCAAAGGAAAAGTATGCAACTTCAGATTGAAAATCATAGTGCATAGAAAAAAGTCACAATGGTTACTGAAAACAGAACCACAATAACTGTGTTCAAATATCAGCTAATCCATAAAAGGCAACACATTTAACTGGGATTGCTATGTTCAGAACAACTAATAGAATTTTCATAGATGACCcacaaagtttgaaattttgcaacaagtcgtataaaattaaaacaaatcaGTAATTCTCTAAGTGAAACCATATCAATTAGATATGATTCTCAAGGAAACATTTTGAGCTCGTATGGGTATAAACTTACCCACAGGAGTGAAGCAATAGTCAAGACATGCAACACTAGCTGACAGGGATGCAGAGATAGCTTACTGTATATTCAAGGTAACATTAATGCTTTTAATTAAGTTTGTTAATGAGGGCACCATCCCCTGATATCACATATAAAATCCACCAATAAGTTGCATGAATGTAACACTAGCATGTGGGAAGGGATAGCTAATTGTATTCAAGGTAACATCAATCCTTTTACTTTTActcttttgatatatatatatatatataagaacaatAATCCTTTTAATAAGGTTTTCTGATGGCACCATCCACTGATAAGGCtgatattatatatacaatCCATTGTAAGTCACTTGGTGATTAAAAATGACAACAAATATTAATCTTGACATCTTGGCTCTAAAAAATTGGTATCAAATGGACCAACATTGCAATTCCACCAGACAGGCCAAGTTTCAGCCTAATTAAGTTCAAAATAAATCGCTTGACCATTTGtctcacaaaataaaataaaacatgttcTAAACAACAAAAAGACTCCCAAAAGTTGATGCTAATAACTATTTGCAAGGATCACTTGCATAAGAAGCCAACCAAAATGATCAGATATCATGCCATTGCTCTTAATCAGGATGCCttgattattattaaaaaataaaaaataaaaataaaaatcaggaTGCCTCATAAATTCCTTAAAGATTGAAAGCTCAAAACTTTAGCCAAAATGATGAGGTATCATGCCATTAGCTATAATCAAGATGCCTCATAAGTGCTTTAAAGAATGCAAGTTCAAAACTTTAGACTTGCTGCAAATTTGCAAAGCCCAAAACACTAAACCTTATGAGATATTCATTCTTTTGCAGTAGGGCAGATACATGAAAAGGGTTTATAAAGAAATTTGTGGGGCAGACGTTTATTACATCACCATGCAAGAGGACTGTTGATGTCTCATATCCGATCATTATTATCTCGAAACAATATTAGCATTcattcaaacaaaattaaaagaaaaaaaaaagaacaaatagcATAtcttttttcatgaaaaattcaACCAACCATGGAAAAACTGTACATGAAAGCTCATTCACCAAGAACACCCACCTGAAAACAAAACCTCCGATCATCAAACCCTTCAAGTAATTTAACAAATTCAAACCGGAAGGTCAACCACTTCACccccaaaattccaaattttcttcACCAATATAAATAAGACTAATTACCCAAAAACCAGAACCAAAacaacatactttttttttttttaatctcatctTCAGCTATGTTTAGACATGATGATCAAAATAAGTCcaccaacaaaaaacaaaagttgttTCAacagataaaaaaaagtaaagcaCATGAAAATTTCAGTAACAGGATTATAGCTTACATGATATGCAAGACTGGATTTTGAATGAAACAAAGGAAATAtgatcaaaaaattagaaacccttttccttatttagctgaaattgaagCTTCAAAACTTACGTGTTGTGAGAGATGGCGAAAACCCAGGCCACAAGCCAAAAGCCTGACAGAGATTTTGCATAAAACCCAAATTCAGTTCAGTTTTTATAGGaccaaacaaaataatagaaacaaagcgttttaaaaaaaatagaaatactatgtctaggagagagaaagagttttgttttaaaacaaatggaAATACAATGtctaggagagagagagagagagagagagagaaaacgtaTAGACACAGTTCACTTGGGCTTCTTGAAGTCCTGTAAGATTGACACGTgtctttttaagaaaattaggATAGGCAAatccttcaaaaaaatattaagatagAGAAGTAAAGGGGCCAAAATATATTGGTAGGCCTTTCCAATTCGTTTTCACTTTTCCGGTGGGTGGGGTCCTCTCATTCttgtttattttaggtttaattCAGCTTTTCTTTGTTTAGAGTCTAAACTTGATcatgatttatttttgtgtttttggatttcttttcccccacttcttttctttttttgtctggTCAACTCCTTTctataatttgtttttggtaagttatgttttttttttttttttttttttttttttttttttttttttgggaataatgTTAAGGGCATTACATATCTTATCTATAAATAATGtctcaccaatcacaaaaaattaattaagatatTTATCGATCatatttatttgaaaactactacattcacaatattttcccGATAAATCTTAGGTGACAGattgttactagttttaatttgaacaaattttgaaattaccttttttttcctc of Quercus lobata isolate SW786 chromosome 8, ValleyOak3.0 Primary Assembly, whole genome shotgun sequence contains these proteins:
- the LOC115957354 gene encoding uncharacterized protein LOC115957354; this encodes MITMDAKGIKWVGNIYQKFEAMCLEVEEIMYQDTVKYVEDQVQNVGATVKRFYSDVVQDFTPPSSEDPVKVPASELPGERYSDVGIYRRRKVGMKKDPLRVDVGKQAEDSKVISGMNKNVGCARSLHAVRDVDNLCQLSSGDSVKGTCSEAFSGHHRDGNIYNKSNLGIQEIPENNKLPQTEMSGEIAPINDVGRASSELSNQNQGASCDQTVTVSAPALVEVGRFDSIAESCNEVENASEHINDDSMHSASSDMTFLVDSVGNEGKEMRPPSSDGLSDESNAADICTNNGAISLFGSSLDLVQYNEVADKEVFVSHPGRSDDWSLEALESSTVSEQGVETTQQDAKVKLEETCILVDGDELHFVPHKEGKRRPYKKKIQEAFSSRIRSARKHEYEQLAVWHGSDGKISKATAESSTPLVNRKKTTTNDFNETEWELL